From Acidimicrobiales bacterium, one genomic window encodes:
- the moaC gene encoding cyclic pyranopterin monophosphate synthase MoaC, which translates to MSERNLIHLDPLGGTRVTDGAPSEVTHRRARARCKVTMLPETTATVASNAMSKGDVLGAARIAGIQAAKRTSDLIPLCHPLLVGSVYVNFTIGDDFVEVETQVETFDRTGVEMEALTSCAVAALTVYDMCKSVDRTMTIGELRLLEKTGGRSGAWRRADDLAVDSLI; encoded by the coding sequence GTGTCAGAGCGCAACCTCATCCACCTCGACCCACTCGGCGGCACGCGCGTCACCGACGGCGCCCCGAGCGAGGTCACCCACCGCCGGGCACGCGCCCGTTGCAAGGTGACGATGCTCCCCGAGACCACGGCGACCGTGGCGAGCAACGCGATGTCCAAGGGCGACGTCCTCGGCGCGGCCCGCATCGCCGGGATCCAGGCGGCGAAGCGGACCTCGGACCTCATCCCCCTCTGCCACCCGCTCCTCGTCGGCAGCGTCTACGTGAACTTCACGATCGGCGACGACTTCGTCGAGGTCGAGACCCAGGTCGAGACCTTCGACCGCACTGGGGTCGAGATGGAGGCGCTCACCTCCTGCGCCGTCGCCGCCCTCACCGTCTACGACATGTGCAAGTCCGTCGACCGCACGATGACGATCGGCGAGCTGCGCCTGCTCGAGAAGACGGGCGGACGCTCCGGAGCCTGGCGCCGCGCTGACGACCTCGCCGTCGACAGCCTGATCTGA
- a CDS encoding 2-dehydropantoate 2-reductase codes for MRFVIYGAGAIGGALGVPLAIAGHEVNLIARGTQLEAIRAGGLTLETPDGRTTLPLPVVEHPAELRFAPGDVVLLAMKSQDTEAAVRELAGVAPDAVRVVCMQNGVENERTALRRFAHVYGAMVISPATFLSPGLVSVTSGPSLGLCEVGRYPAGSDEFAGELAEALSAAQWASRALPDILRWKYAKLLDNLSNAAQVVVGLGARGGEVATLGRAEGVEVLEGAGVDVLPREEMEARRAETTNSRPIAGKERQGASTWQSVQRGTGSVESDYLNGEIVRLARETGRGAPVNALLQRLSNEIAWSGGERGPMSEAEFLALLE; via the coding sequence GTGCGATTTGTCATCTACGGCGCGGGCGCGATCGGCGGGGCGCTCGGCGTCCCCCTTGCGATCGCCGGCCACGAGGTGAACCTCATCGCCCGTGGCACCCAGCTGGAGGCGATCCGCGCGGGCGGCCTCACTCTCGAGACGCCCGACGGGAGGACGACGCTCCCCCTTCCGGTGGTCGAGCATCCCGCCGAGCTCCGCTTCGCCCCGGGCGATGTCGTGCTGCTCGCGATGAAGAGCCAGGACACCGAGGCCGCGGTTCGCGAGCTCGCCGGCGTCGCCCCCGACGCAGTGCGCGTCGTCTGCATGCAGAACGGAGTGGAGAACGAGCGCACCGCCCTCCGCCGCTTCGCGCACGTCTACGGAGCAATGGTCATCAGCCCAGCGACCTTCCTCTCGCCCGGCCTCGTGAGCGTGACCTCCGGGCCCTCCCTCGGCCTCTGCGAGGTCGGCCGCTACCCGGCCGGGAGCGACGAATTCGCCGGCGAGCTCGCTGAAGCGCTCTCGGCGGCGCAGTGGGCCTCGCGGGCGCTTCCCGACATCCTGCGCTGGAAGTACGCCAAGCTCCTCGACAACCTCTCCAACGCAGCGCAGGTCGTCGTCGGGCTCGGGGCACGCGGCGGAGAGGTCGCCACGCTCGGGCGTGCCGAGGGGGTCGAGGTCCTCGAGGGGGCGGGGGTCGACGTCCTCCCGCGTGAGGAGATGGAGGCCCGCCGCGCCGAGACGACGAACAGCCGCCCGATCGCCGGCAAGGAGCGTCAGGGCGCCTCCACCTGGCAGAGCGTGCAACGCGGCACCGGGAGCGTCGAGTCGGACTACCTGAACGGTGAGATCGTGCGCCTCGCGCGCGAGACGGGTCGAGGCGCTCCGGTGAACGCCCTCCTGCAGCGCCTCTCCAACGAGATCGCCTGGTCGGGCGGGGAGCGCGGCCCGATGAGCGAGGCGGAGTTCCTGGCCCTGCTCGAGTAA